Proteins from a single region of Flavobacterium sp. YJ01:
- a CDS encoding LysM peptidoglycan-binding domain-containing protein gives MRELLTISLVFILSFNKIIAQDSIIEHKIQKGETAYFIAQKYKVSIDEIYKLNPESQKGIKDNQIIKIPVHSEKTNSKQQIHVVAPKETLFGLSKQYHVSLEAIQNANQEILANGLQIGQELIIPQNSDYSSKQEIVVWSKTTHQVLAKESLFSIARQYNVSVQDLENLNKEILINGLQIGQTISIPNKRKTLDGRVRVINQETIFHVVEPKETKFSIAKKYGISIDQLESQNPEIVNGLIVGNKLAINTAAIKPSNESEELMLALAEKQVVVEKTKAKTVEIEDLKDRLVVQKEMNQKIIKINDLKVNLNDMNGSKENSVEKLRLVLEANKNVQDILMAKLDSLVNSMNNDLKELKRMDILNVEESKRLEKQSSEGINKTNELSSQLKKELAENRKVYAGLMNKVEKIAVEENQEYKKKIRESEKNSSATSLQQRLSLEEIKRYKIEQEQGDAKNQLLIAKIDSLDTQKKIEVKRHISKASYYSMEARKFDDRLALVKLKKYQNEAIKKQKKNNSEENSKTISLEEMKQELKDNPLRTDKTVKVEVYDNLREVSNGYYLVLGIFTDAVERDKFIMKLIDSGEFNASFFFNINSLSYYVYADKFENMEEVLYKCKKKEEDELYKDIMIAKVEIDLR, from the coding sequence ATGAGAGAACTTTTAACAATTTCTCTTGTCTTTATTTTGTCTTTTAACAAAATAATTGCGCAAGATTCAATTATTGAGCACAAGATTCAAAAAGGAGAAACTGCTTATTTTATTGCCCAAAAGTATAAAGTTTCTATCGACGAGATTTACAAACTCAACCCCGAATCTCAAAAAGGAATCAAGGACAATCAAATTATCAAGATTCCTGTTCATTCAGAAAAAACAAATTCAAAACAGCAGATTCATGTTGTTGCTCCAAAAGAAACGCTGTTTGGTTTGTCTAAACAATATCATGTTTCGCTCGAGGCCATTCAAAATGCCAATCAAGAAATTCTTGCCAACGGACTTCAAATCGGTCAAGAATTAATAATTCCTCAAAATTCAGATTATTCTTCAAAACAAGAAATTGTTGTTTGGTCAAAAACTACTCATCAGGTTTTGGCAAAAGAATCTTTATTTAGTATTGCGAGACAATACAATGTTTCGGTTCAAGATTTAGAAAATCTAAACAAAGAAATTTTGATTAATGGTTTGCAAATCGGACAAACGATTTCAATTCCAAACAAAAGAAAAACGTTGGATGGAAGAGTTCGTGTTATTAATCAGGAAACTATTTTTCATGTTGTTGAGCCAAAAGAAACCAAATTTTCGATTGCTAAGAAATACGGAATTTCGATTGATCAATTAGAATCTCAAAATCCAGAAATTGTAAATGGATTAATTGTCGGCAACAAATTAGCCATTAACACCGCAGCAATAAAACCGTCAAACGAAAGTGAAGAATTGATGCTCGCTTTAGCCGAAAAACAAGTTGTGGTGGAGAAAACAAAAGCCAAAACAGTTGAAATTGAAGATTTAAAAGATCGATTGGTTGTTCAGAAAGAAATGAATCAGAAAATTATAAAAATTAATGATTTGAAAGTGAATCTGAATGATATGAATGGTTCTAAAGAAAACTCGGTTGAAAAATTGCGTTTGGTTTTAGAAGCAAATAAAAACGTTCAAGATATTTTGATGGCAAAATTGGATTCGCTCGTCAATTCCATGAATAACGATTTGAAGGAATTAAAACGAATGGATATTTTGAATGTTGAAGAATCTAAAAGATTAGAAAAACAATCTTCGGAAGGAATTAACAAAACCAACGAATTGTCTTCTCAACTAAAGAAAGAATTGGCTGAAAACAGAAAGGTTTATGCCGGATTGATGAATAAAGTAGAAAAAATTGCCGTCGAGGAAAATCAGGAATATAAGAAGAAAATCCGCGAAAGCGAGAAGAACAGCAGTGCTACATCTTTGCAGCAACGTTTATCTTTAGAAGAAATTAAACGTTATAAAATAGAGCAAGAGCAAGGTGATGCCAAAAATCAGCTTTTGATTGCCAAAATTGATTCATTAGATACTCAAAAAAAGATTGAAGTAAAAAGACATATCAGCAAAGCTTCTTATTATAGTATGGAAGCCAGAAAGTTTGATGATAGATTGGCTTTGGTTAAACTGAAAAAATATCAGAATGAAGCGATCAAAAAACAGAAAAAAAATAATAGTGAAGAAAATTCAAAAACAATTTCTTTAGAAGAAATGAAACAAGAATTGAAAGACAATCCGTTACGAACTGATAAAACAGTAAAAGTAGAAGTTTATGATAATCTTAGAGAAGTTTCGAATGGGTATTACTTAGTTTTGGGTATATTTACAGACGCAGTGGAGCGAGATAAGTTTATTATGAAACTCATTGATTCTGGCGAGTTTAACGCTAGTTTCTTCTTCAATATTAACAGTCTTTCGTACTATGTTTATGCCGATAAGTTCGAAAACATGGAAGAAGTACTTTATAAATGCAAGAAAAAAGAAGAAGATGAGTTATATAAAGATATTATGATTGCTAAAGTAGAAATCGATTTGAGGTAG
- the guaA gene encoding glutamine-hydrolyzing GMP synthase yields MQHNVLILDFGSQYTQLIARRVRELNIFCEIFPYNHIPSDLSSYKAVILGGSPFSVRGEDAPHPDLSQIRGKMPLLAVCYGAQYLAHFSGGEVAASNTREYGRANLSYIKEGETFFEGVSENSQVWMSHSDSIKALPTNAVKLASTHDVEYAAYKIEGETTYAIQYHPEVYHSTDGKQMLENFLVKIAEVPQNFTPNAFVDEMVAELKEKLGNDKVVLGLSGGVDSTVAAVLLNKAIGQNLYCIFVNNGLLRKNEFQNVLDQYKGMGLNVKGVDAGDRFLGELAGISDPETKRKTIGRVFIEVFDDESHLLEDVKWLAQGTIYPDVIESVSVKGPSATIKSHHNVGGLPDYMKLKIVEPLRMLFKDEVRRVGATLGIDPELLGRHPFPGPGLSIRILGDITPEKVQILQDVDSVFIEGLKSWGLYDKVWQAGAILLPVNSVGVMGDERTYEKVVALRAVESTDGMTADWVHLPYDFLMKVSNDIINKVKGVNRVVYDISSKPPATIEWE; encoded by the coding sequence ATGCAACACAACGTACTTATTTTAGATTTCGGATCGCAATATACTCAGCTTATTGCGCGTAGAGTTCGCGAATTAAATATATTCTGCGAAATTTTTCCTTACAATCACATTCCAAGTGATTTATCAAGTTATAAAGCCGTAATTTTAGGAGGAAGCCCTTTCTCTGTTAGAGGAGAAGATGCGCCACATCCTGATTTATCGCAAATTAGAGGTAAAATGCCTTTGCTTGCCGTTTGTTATGGAGCTCAATATTTAGCGCATTTCAGCGGTGGAGAAGTAGCAGCTTCAAATACCAGAGAATACGGTAGAGCAAACTTGTCTTATATTAAAGAAGGTGAAACTTTCTTTGAAGGAGTTTCAGAAAACAGCCAAGTTTGGATGAGCCATAGCGATAGTATCAAAGCGCTTCCAACTAATGCCGTTAAATTGGCAAGCACGCATGACGTAGAATACGCAGCTTACAAAATTGAAGGCGAAACTACTTATGCAATTCAATACCATCCAGAAGTTTACCATTCTACAGATGGAAAACAAATGTTGGAAAACTTCTTAGTGAAAATTGCTGAAGTTCCTCAAAACTTTACTCCAAATGCTTTCGTTGACGAAATGGTAGCAGAATTAAAAGAAAAATTAGGAAACGATAAAGTGGTTCTTGGTTTATCTGGCGGAGTAGATTCTACTGTGGCGGCAGTTTTATTAAACAAAGCAATCGGACAGAATTTATATTGCATCTTCGTAAATAACGGTTTGCTTCGTAAAAACGAATTCCAAAATGTATTAGATCAATACAAAGGAATGGGATTAAATGTAAAAGGTGTAGATGCTGGAGATCGTTTCCTTGGCGAATTAGCTGGAATTAGTGATCCTGAAACAAAACGTAAAACGATCGGTCGTGTATTTATCGAAGTTTTTGATGATGAATCACACTTATTAGAAGACGTAAAATGGTTGGCACAAGGAACAATTTACCCAGACGTTATCGAGTCTGTTTCGGTAAAAGGGCCATCTGCGACAATTAAATCGCACCATAATGTTGGTGGATTGCCAGATTATATGAAATTAAAAATTGTAGAACCGCTTAGAATGTTGTTTAAAGACGAAGTTCGTAGAGTTGGAGCTACTTTAGGAATAGATCCTGAATTGTTAGGAAGACACCCTTTCCCAGGACCAGGATTATCAATTAGAATTCTGGGAGATATTACTCCAGAGAAAGTACAAATTTTACAAGATGTTGATTCTGTTTTTATTGAAGGATTAAAATCTTGGGGATTGTATGATAAAGTTTGGCAAGCTGGAGCAATTTTGCTTCCTGTAAACAGTGTTGGTGTTATGGGCGATGAGCGTACTTACGAAAAAGTAGTAGCGCTTAGAGCGGTAGAATCAACAGATGGTATGACTGCTGACTGGGTTCATTTACCTTACGATTTCTTGATGAAAGTGTCAAACGACATCATCAATAAAGTTAAGGGAGTGAATCGTGTAGTTTACGATATTAGTTCAAAACCACCTGCAACAATTGAGTGGGAATAG
- a CDS encoding J domain-containing protein, giving the protein MDYIDYYKVLDVTKSATEAEIKKAYRKLARKYHPDLNPNDKEAEKKFKEINEANEVLSNPENRKKYDKYGKDWKHADEFEKAGYDPNQQQSRQQSGSQYSGGDFSGFGGDFSGSDFSDFFNSMYGGGRSRSQSKYRGQDFNAELELDLASAYTTHKQSLTVNGKNIRITIPAGVENGQIIKIPNHGGPGVNGGPNGDLFITFSIANNSDFKREGNNLYADAPLDLFTAVLGGETFITTFDGKVKIKVPAETQPGTKVKLKGKGFPIYKKENQFGDLYITYTIKIPTKLSDKEKELFEELAKLRNHEK; this is encoded by the coding sequence ATGGATTATATCGATTATTATAAAGTATTAGACGTTACAAAATCTGCGACCGAAGCAGAAATCAAAAAAGCATATAGAAAACTGGCTAGAAAATATCATCCCGATTTGAATCCAAATGATAAAGAAGCCGAAAAGAAATTTAAAGAAATAAACGAAGCCAATGAAGTTTTAAGCAACCCGGAAAATCGTAAAAAATACGATAAATACGGAAAAGACTGGAAACATGCCGACGAATTTGAAAAAGCGGGATACGATCCGAACCAACAGCAAAGCAGACAACAAAGTGGTTCGCAATATTCGGGAGGTGATTTTTCTGGTTTTGGCGGTGACTTTTCTGGAAGCGATTTTTCAGATTTTTTTAATTCAATGTATGGCGGCGGAAGAAGCAGATCGCAATCTAAATATAGAGGTCAGGATTTTAATGCCGAACTCGAATTAGATCTCGCATCTGCTTACACCACTCACAAACAGAGTTTAACTGTAAACGGAAAAAATATCCGAATTACAATTCCAGCCGGTGTAGAAAATGGGCAGATTATTAAAATTCCTAATCATGGCGGTCCTGGCGTAAATGGCGGTCCAAACGGAGATTTATTTATCACTTTTTCTATTGCCAATAATTCAGATTTTAAACGTGAAGGAAATAATTTGTACGCAGATGCTCCGCTAGATTTATTCACAGCAGTTTTAGGTGGCGAAACATTCATTACTACTTTCGATGGAAAAGTAAAAATTAAAGTTCCCGCAGAAACTCAGCCTGGAACAAAGGTAAAATTGAAAGGAAAAGGGTTTCCTATTTATAAAAAAGAAAATCAATTTGGTGATTTATACATTACGTACACCATAAAAATTCCAACAAAATTGTCGGATAAAGAGAAAGAATTATTTGAAGAATTAGCAAAACTAAGAAATCATGAAAAATAA
- a CDS encoding chaperone modulator CbpM produces MKNKNLIQIKQFCLYHEIENTFITELHNYGLIHIIMEENDEYLEPEQLPTVEKMIRMHYDLKINLEGIDAIANLLNKIESLQKNINTIQNKLRLYEEKETE; encoded by the coding sequence ATGAAAAATAAAAATTTAATCCAGATAAAGCAGTTTTGTTTGTATCACGAAATTGAAAATACTTTTATAACTGAACTTCATAATTACGGACTTATACATATTATTATGGAAGAAAATGATGAATATCTAGAACCCGAACAGCTTCCAACGGTAGAAAAAATGATTCGAATGCATTATGATCTTAAAATTAATTTGGAAGGAATTGATGCAATTGCCAATCTTCTAAATAAAATTGAGTCCTTGCAAAAAAACATAAATACGATACAAAATAAGCTTCGTCTTTATGAAGAAAAAGAAACTGAATAA
- a CDS encoding RidA family protein, producing MKRENILTGSPWEDKMGYCRAVRIGNIIEVSGTVAIVDGDKVKADDAYAQTYNIIERVEKVLEDLNVGIKDVIRTRIFTTDVSTFEEVARAHAAFFKDVKPTTGFYGINQLVAPEYLVEIEFTAVVQ from the coding sequence ATGAAAAGAGAAAACATCTTAACTGGATCTCCGTGGGAAGACAAAATGGGATATTGCCGCGCCGTAAGAATTGGAAATATCATTGAAGTTTCTGGAACTGTAGCCATCGTTGACGGTGACAAAGTAAAAGCAGACGACGCTTATGCGCAGACTTATAATATAATCGAACGAGTTGAAAAAGTTTTAGAAGATTTGAATGTTGGCATTAAAGATGTAATTAGAACTCGAATTTTCACAACTGATGTTTCAACTTTCGAAGAAGTAGCAAGAGCTCATGCTGCTTTTTTCAAAGATGTAAAACCAACAACAGGTTTTTACGGAATCAATCAATTAGTTGCTCCAGAATATTTGGTTGAAATTGAATTTACTGCTGTTGTTCAGTAA
- a CDS encoding voltage-gated chloride channel family protein, with protein MTFQNLKQFLLSLPKWILICILIGILSGSASAFFLVSLEWVTQFRIQHNWIIWLLPFGGLLVGLSYYYWGESVAKGNNLLLEEYENPKKVIPLKMAPLVLFGTLLTHLFGGSAGREGTAVQMGGAIADQFTKIFKLDNSERKILIILGISAGFASVFGTPLAGAIFALEVLYFSKLNFKSILLSFLVAYAAYFTVEFWEIKHTHYSIPVIPELSLNNIIFTLTVGVLSGFAALLFSRSTHFWGSLFSKNIKYPPLRPVIGGVVLAIAIAGFGFTKFSGLGVPVIVDAFSTPNQWYDFLLKILFTGFTLGAGFKGGEVTPLFFVGATLGSALSTVIPMPIALLAGIGFVAVFSGATHTPIACTIMGMELFGIASGIFIAIACTVAYFSSGSVGIYKSQIVKGAKYKLYQRLNPNF; from the coding sequence ATGACTTTCCAAAATCTAAAACAATTTCTGCTTTCTCTTCCAAAATGGATTCTTATCTGTATTTTAATTGGCATACTTTCTGGATCTGCTTCAGCATTCTTTTTAGTTTCTTTAGAATGGGTTACTCAATTTAGGATTCAACACAATTGGATTATCTGGCTTTTGCCTTTCGGCGGACTTCTCGTTGGATTAAGTTATTATTACTGGGGAGAATCTGTTGCAAAAGGAAATAATTTGCTTTTGGAAGAATATGAAAATCCTAAAAAAGTAATTCCGCTTAAAATGGCTCCTTTAGTTCTTTTTGGAACCTTGCTAACACACTTATTTGGAGGTTCCGCTGGTCGCGAAGGAACGGCAGTGCAAATGGGCGGCGCAATTGCAGATCAATTCACCAAAATTTTCAAACTCGATAATTCAGAGCGTAAAATCTTAATCATTCTCGGAATCAGCGCTGGTTTTGCCTCCGTTTTCGGAACACCGTTAGCAGGCGCCATTTTTGCTTTAGAAGTTTTATATTTCAGTAAACTTAATTTTAAAAGTATTTTACTTTCTTTTCTAGTGGCTTACGCAGCGTATTTTACGGTAGAATTCTGGGAAATAAAACATACTCATTACAGCATTCCTGTTATTCCTGAACTTAGCTTAAACAACATTATTTTTACTCTAACTGTTGGTGTTCTTTCTGGATTTGCTGCCTTATTATTTTCAAGATCAACACATTTTTGGGGTTCACTTTTTTCAAAAAACATTAAATATCCTCCACTTCGTCCAGTTATTGGCGGTGTGGTTTTGGCCATTGCAATTGCTGGTTTTGGTTTTACAAAATTCTCAGGATTGGGAGTTCCTGTAATAGTTGACGCTTTTTCAACTCCAAACCAATGGTACGATTTTCTGCTAAAAATACTATTTACAGGATTTACTTTAGGAGCTGGTTTTAAAGGTGGCGAAGTAACTCCATTATTTTTTGTTGGTGCTACTTTAGGAAGTGCTTTATCGACTGTAATTCCGATGCCGATTGCGCTTTTAGCGGGAATTGGTTTTGTTGCTGTTTTTTCTGGCGCAACCCATACTCCTATCGCCTGCACTATTATGGGAATGGAATTATTCGGAATTGCTTCTGGAATTTTTATAGCAATCGCTTGTACAGTTGCTTACTTCTCTTCTGGTTCTGTTGGGATTTATAAATCGCAAATTGTAAAAGGCGCCAAATATAAATTATACCAGAGATTAAATCCCAATTTTTAA
- a CDS encoding bifunctional oligoribonuclease/PAP phosphatase NrnA, translated as MKIQDIQAIQLLLANPKKIAIIPHRGPDGDAMGSTLGLYHFLIKNNHEATVIAPNDFPNFLAWLPGSETVKIFEKETQICTQILEEADIIFTLDFNAFHRTGEMEHTLNKLNATFIMIDHHQKPDDYATYTYSDTSYGSTCEMVYNFISFLNKKEDIDKTIATCIYTGILTDSGSFRFPGTTGNTHRIIAELIDLGVENTQIPVLLFDNSSYSRLQLLGRALQNMKIFEEHKTSYMTLTQEELDSFHYVKGDTEGIVNYGLSIKDIVFTAIFIENKDEGIIKISFRSQGGFDVNQFARDHFNGGGHSNAAGGRSEVSMEETVQKFEDLVKKLTL; from the coding sequence ATGAAAATACAAGATATTCAAGCGATTCAATTATTACTCGCAAACCCAAAAAAAATTGCCATTATTCCGCACAGAGGACCAGATGGCGATGCAATGGGATCAACATTAGGTTTGTACCATTTTTTAATCAAAAATAATCACGAGGCAACAGTTATTGCTCCTAACGATTTTCCTAATTTTTTAGCGTGGCTTCCTGGATCAGAAACAGTAAAAATTTTCGAAAAAGAAACTCAAATTTGCACTCAGATTTTAGAAGAAGCTGATATTATTTTCACACTTGATTTTAATGCTTTTCATCGCACTGGCGAAATGGAACATACTCTGAATAAGTTAAATGCAACTTTCATCATGATCGATCATCATCAAAAACCTGATGATTATGCAACTTATACTTATTCTGATACTTCATACGGTTCAACTTGCGAAATGGTTTATAATTTTATTTCCTTTTTAAATAAAAAAGAAGATATCGATAAAACTATCGCAACGTGCATTTATACTGGAATTTTAACCGATTCAGGTTCGTTTCGTTTTCCTGGAACAACTGGAAATACTCATAGAATTATTGCCGAATTAATTGACTTAGGCGTAGAAAACACTCAAATTCCTGTCTTGTTATTTGACAATAGTTCATACAGCAGATTACAGCTTTTAGGCCGTGCTTTGCAAAATATGAAGATATTTGAGGAACATAAAACCTCATATATGACGTTAACACAAGAAGAGCTAGATTCTTTTCATTATGTTAAAGGTGATACAGAAGGAATTGTTAATTATGGTTTAAGTATAAAAGATATTGTTTTTACTGCTATTTTTATCGAAAATAAAGACGAAGGAATTATCAAAATTTCTTTCCGTTCTCAAGGCGGTTTTGATGTGAATCAATTTGCCAGAGATCATTTTAACGGAGGCGGGCATAGCAACGCAGCCGGTGGAAGATCTGAAGTTTCGATGGAAGAAACGGTTCAAAAATTTGAAGATTTAGTAAAAAAACTAACCTTATAG
- the gldI gene encoding gliding motility-associated peptidyl-prolyl isomerase GldI — protein MNNLKLSIYSLLFAALLISCKHHEEARRPISSASGTFMKTSADRNKKLVASEEDVIKKIIKSNPKVKYYATPKGYWFNYEERNTAETAAPRKGDIAYFNMEVKDLEGKIIYSESDLGPQTYYVDKQDIMMGLRDGIKRLHKNETVTFLFPSHMAYGYHGDNKKIGTNEPLMVTVTLRNFVPDPAAQTPTPKATTPKPAAVKPAAPVKKDTLTP, from the coding sequence ATGAACAACCTAAAATTGAGTATTTACAGTTTGCTTTTTGCTGCTTTATTAATCAGCTGTAAGCATCATGAAGAAGCGAGAAGACCTATTTCTAGCGCTTCAGGAACATTCATGAAAACATCAGCAGATCGAAATAAAAAATTGGTGGCTAGCGAAGAAGATGTTATTAAAAAAATAATCAAAAGCAATCCGAAAGTAAAGTATTATGCTACTCCAAAAGGATATTGGTTTAATTACGAAGAACGAAATACCGCAGAAACTGCAGCACCAAGAAAAGGAGATATTGCCTACTTCAATATGGAAGTAAAAGACCTTGAAGGCAAAATCATTTATTCTGAATCTGATCTTGGTCCGCAAACTTATTATGTAGATAAACAAGACATTATGATGGGACTTCGTGATGGAATTAAAAGATTGCACAAAAATGAAACTGTGACTTTCCTATTTCCTTCGCATATGGCTTATGGATATCACGGAGACAACAAAAAAATTGGAACAAACGAACCTTTGATGGTTACTGTTACATTGAGAAATTTTGTTCCAGATCCTGCAGCACAAACTCCAACGCCAAAAGCAACAACTCCCAAACCAGCTGCTGTAAAACCAGCTGCACCAGTTAAAAAAGACACATTAACTCCATAA
- a CDS encoding peptidylprolyl isomerase, which yields MKKIILLLLIAVSSFYSCKDDHSNLPDGLYADIETNKGHIIVELDYKKAPITVANFVTLAEGKNEFVMHENLKKKPFFDGLKFHRVIENFMIQTGDPLGTGSGDTGYKFKDEFSDLKFDKAGVLAMANNGPGTNSSQFFITHVETPWLDNKHTIFGHVVDAKTQEVVNKVVQGDNIVTVTIIRNGEAAKKFDAVKVFHDYFADISKEQIKAAAVQKEKVASFVDLKAKATKTTSGLAFAITEKGSGKKPAAGSQIYVHYAGFLEDGTLFDTSIENVAQQFGKFDPARAAQNGYQPIPFKVGSKEGLIPGFIEGIEQLSLGDKAVIFIPSHLAYGETGAGGVIPPNANIIFEIQITEKP from the coding sequence ATGAAAAAGATTATTTTATTATTATTAATAGCCGTTAGCTCTTTTTATTCTTGTAAAGATGACCACAGCAATTTGCCTGATGGTTTATATGCCGATATAGAAACCAACAAAGGTCATATCATTGTTGAACTTGACTACAAAAAAGCGCCTATTACAGTTGCTAACTTTGTAACTTTAGCCGAAGGTAAAAATGAATTTGTAATGCATGAAAACCTTAAAAAGAAGCCTTTTTTTGATGGTTTAAAATTTCATAGAGTTATTGAAAATTTCATGATTCAAACTGGAGATCCTCTTGGAACTGGTTCTGGAGATACTGGTTATAAATTTAAAGATGAATTTTCGGATTTAAAATTTGATAAAGCTGGAGTTTTAGCAATGGCTAACAACGGGCCTGGAACAAACAGCAGTCAATTCTTTATTACTCACGTTGAAACTCCTTGGCTAGACAACAAACATACTATTTTCGGTCATGTTGTTGATGCAAAAACACAAGAAGTAGTAAATAAAGTAGTTCAAGGCGATAATATCGTAACGGTAACAATTATCAGAAATGGTGAAGCAGCAAAGAAATTTGATGCTGTAAAAGTTTTCCATGACTATTTTGCTGATATTTCAAAAGAACAAATTAAAGCCGCAGCGGTTCAAAAAGAAAAAGTAGCTTCTTTTGTTGATTTAAAAGCAAAAGCAACTAAAACAACAAGCGGTTTAGCATTTGCAATTACTGAAAAAGGTTCTGGTAAAAAACCTGCAGCAGGAAGTCAAATATATGTTCACTACGCTGGTTTTCTTGAAGATGGAACTTTATTTGATACCAGTATAGAAAATGTTGCGCAACAATTCGGAAAATTTGATCCTGCAAGAGCAGCACAAAATGGATATCAACCAATTCCTTTTAAAGTTGGAAGCAAAGAAGGTTTAATTCCAGGTTTTATTGAAGGAATTGAGCAACTTTCATTAGGAGACAAAGCAGTTATCTTCATTCCATCTCATTTGGCTTATGGAGAAACTGGCGCTGGAGGAGTAATTCCGCCAAATGCAAATATCATTTTTGAAATCCAAATTACAGAGAAACCATAA
- a CDS encoding peptidylprolyl isomerase, whose protein sequence is MKFKFLFLFCLAVVNIQAQTKKPAAKPAAKPKTATAAKPAAAPNPGDGIFATISTTKGDIVVSLEYVKAPVTVANFITLAEGKNPFVKAEKLKGKPFYDGLKFHRVINDFMIQGGDPDGNGSGGPGYSFKDEFVSELKFEKGGVLAMANSGPATNGSQFFITHKDTPWLNGKHTIFGHVVSGMDNVNKIVQDDIMTKITITRKGAAAKKFDAVKIFSDEMKKGELQKEEAKKVVATKQAYFAATKAKATTTASGLKYVITKKGTGVKGAEGSNIYFHYAGYFEDGNLFDSSISSVAKTYGKYDANRDAQGGYKAFPFAVGKKDGMIPGFIEALDMMTDGEKAIFFLPSNLAYGEKGAGGVIPPNATLIFEIETYQNQPN, encoded by the coding sequence ATGAAGTTTAAATTTTTATTTTTATTTTGCTTGGCAGTAGTAAATATTCAAGCACAAACAAAAAAACCTGCGGCTAAACCTGCAGCAAAACCTAAAACGGCAACAGCAGCAAAACCTGCAGCAGCGCCAAATCCAGGAGATGGAATTTTTGCAACAATTTCTACTACCAAAGGAGATATTGTAGTTTCGCTAGAATATGTAAAAGCTCCTGTAACTGTGGCAAATTTCATCACTTTGGCAGAAGGCAAAAATCCTTTTGTTAAGGCTGAAAAATTAAAAGGAAAACCATTTTATGATGGATTAAAATTTCATAGAGTTATAAACGATTTTATGATTCAAGGAGGTGATCCAGACGGAAATGGTTCTGGAGGTCCAGGATATTCTTTTAAAGACGAATTTGTTTCGGAATTAAAATTTGAAAAAGGCGGTGTTTTAGCAATGGCAAATTCTGGTCCTGCAACAAACGGAAGTCAATTTTTCATTACGCACAAAGATACTCCCTGGTTAAATGGGAAACATACTATTTTTGGACATGTAGTTTCTGGTATGGACAATGTAAATAAAATTGTTCAGGATGATATCATGACAAAAATTACCATTACTCGTAAAGGAGCTGCCGCTAAAAAATTTGATGCAGTAAAAATTTTCAGCGATGAAATGAAAAAAGGCGAATTGCAAAAAGAAGAAGCTAAAAAAGTCGTAGCAACTAAACAAGCATATTTCGCAGCAACAAAAGCAAAAGCAACTACAACTGCATCTGGTTTAAAATATGTAATTACAAAAAAAGGAACTGGAGTTAAAGGCGCTGAAGGATCAAATATTTATTTCCATTATGCAGGATATTTTGAAGATGGTAACTTATTTGACAGCAGTATATCTAGCGTAGCTAAAACTTATGGAAAGTATGATGCTAACAGAGATGCTCAAGGCGGTTACAAAGCTTTTCCGTTTGCAGTTGGTAAAAAAGACGGTATGATTCCTGGCTTTATTGAAGCTCTTGACATGATGACAGATGGAGAAAAAGCAATCTTCTTTCTTCCTTCTAATTTAGCTTACGGCGAAAAAGGTGCCGGAGGAGTTATTCCGCCAAATGCTACTTTGATTTTTGAAATCGAAACCTATCAAAATCAACCTAATTAG